A window of the Lactuca sativa cultivar Salinas chromosome 5, Lsat_Salinas_v11, whole genome shotgun sequence genome harbors these coding sequences:
- the LOC111910320 gene encoding DNA-directed RNA polymerase I subunit rpa49, with protein MGKKHKKDIVDISMEEDNNLQPQTTPEQSSKKKHKNKKIRKRDETIEVKIETINGSSDKSLPLIGYFPSGYDPEKRQRTEKPKVRILKNVKRSNRLQLVVSPNQSSQMNFIGTNYSGEGAVPQVCSYALGVLDKQTQTLKIVQIEANKIFRLEPKFDNQENPVDETVKEDENKVTAEDTEAKYNFSTKKSERAAKKERALRANRDPEAQEDLNNKMAEAKVNKEALEVGATVTSARNIPPHDMSATTPQQAYPLQKIIFKGEWRYLLDIMELLQQGVDITTQGFPVFICSRIHKIEEVKDEEAKESLACIFSYINHLIKFKDKHSMDGFSSAKDHKLPNILSQKFNDMFANQESKRLADDKRDLLISYVLVLTLFADNFKTEFSDIAKDLRMSTGDLRRHFEFLGCKFIRENSIMLATLPAPLKFPEVRMRRRR; from the exons ATGGGAAAGAAGCACAAAAAGGACATTGTGGATATTTCAATGGAGGAAGACAACAACCTGCAACCCCAAACAACCCCCGAACAATCTTCAAAGAAGAAGCATAAAAACAAGAAAATCCGCAAGAGAGATGAGACAATTGAGGTCAAAATTGAGACCATCAATGGAAGCTCTGACAAGTCCTTACCTTTAATTGGATACTTCCCATCTGGTTATGACCCAGAAAAGCGCCAAAGAACAGAAAAACCTAAAGTTAGGATTTTAAAAAACGTGAAACGTAGCAATAGGTTACAACTTGTTGTAAGCCCTAATCAATCTTCTCAGATGAATTTCATTGGCACCAATTATTCTGGTGAAGGAGCAGTTCCTCAGGTATGCTCTTATGCTCTTGGGGTTCTTGATAAACAGACTCAGACACTCAAGATTGTTCAGATTGAAGCCAACAAG ATCTTTAGATTGGAACCAAAGTTTGATAATCAAGAAAATCCGGTAGATGAAACTGTTAAAGAAGATGAAAATAAAGTTACAGCAGAAGATACCGAAGCAAAATACAACTTTTCAACTAAGAAATCTGAACGAGCG GCTAAGAAAGAGCGGGCCCTACGTGCAAACCGTGACCCTGAGGCCCAAGAAGATCTTAATAACAAAATGGCTGAAGCTAAAGTTAACAAGGAAGCTTTAGAAGTCGGTGCAACAGTTACTAGTGCACGTAATATTCCACCCCATGACATGTCAGCAACGACACCTCAGCAAGCTTATCCTCTACAGAAGATTATATTCAAGGGAGAGTGGAGATATCTTCTAGACATTATGGAGCTTCTACAACAAGGGGTGGATATAACAACACAAGGGTTCCCTGTTTTTATTTGCAGCAGAATTCATAAGATAGAGGAGGTCAAG GATGAGGAGGCGAAGGAGAGTTTGGCATGCATATTTTCGTATATCAATCATCTTATAAAGTTTAAAGATAAGCATTCAATGGATGGTTTTTCATCTGCAAAGGATCATAAGTTGCCAAATATATTGAGTCAGAAGTTCAATGATATGTTTGCTAATCAGGAATCAAAAAGGCTGGCTGATGACAAAAGGGATCTGTTAATTAGCTATGTTCTTGTGCTTACTCTGTTTGCTGATAATTTCAAAACCGAATTTTCAGACATAGCTAAAGATTTGAGAATGTCAACTGGTGATTTGAGGCGTCATTTTGAGTTTTTGGGATGCAAGTTCATAAGGGAGAATAGTATAATGTTGGCTACTCTTCCAGCTCCTCTTAAGTTTCCAGAAGTCAGGATGAGGCGTCGAAGATGA
- the LOC111910076 gene encoding putative pentatricopeptide repeat-containing protein At1g17630 — MNTTPNRCKTCFQIVSLRINKLDDHCFSFKLRRFLRISYALVSRRWISNGSSCHTLFEPYTLTEAFDHFDHLLRGCTNSRQFKQVHAQIVLLGGLSTAFLSSTLVSVYGRFERLCDARRVFEAVPTECLFSNTIIWNSMLRANVMNGHCRETLEVYTRMRHLGVLADEFSFPLVVRSCAKMGNRYSCALVHCHALLTGFQDNPHVANELLAAYGRLGQMPLAHQLFDKMLVRKHISWNTMVSGFAFNNNSNAALEIFKRMELDGWETDLVT, encoded by the exons ATGAACACCACCCCCAATAGAT GCAAAACTTG TTTCCAAATCGTTTCCCTTAGAATCAACAAGCTTGATGATCATTGTTTCTCCTTCAAATTGAGGCGTTTCCTTCGTATCTCCTATGCATTAGTTTCAAGGCGTTGGATTTCCAATGGCTCCAGCTGCCACACCCTGTTTGAACCATATACACTCACTGAAGCTTTTGATCACTTCGATCATCTTCTACGAGGTTGCACCAACTCCAGACAATTCAAACAAGTACATGCTCAAATCGTGCTATTGGGTGGCTTGTCAACCGCGTTCTTGTCCTCTACGCTCGTATCTGTCTATGGAAGATTCGAACGTCTCTGTGATGCTCGAAGAGTTTTTGAAGCTGTCCCAACTGAATGCCTTTTCAGCAACACAATTATTTGGAATTCGATGTTAAGAGCTAATGTCATGAATGGCCATTGTCGAGAAACCCTTGAGGTTTATACCCGCATGAGGCATCTTGGCGTTTTAGCTGATGAGTTTAGTTTCCCTTTGGTAGTGAGATCTTGCGCTAAGATGGGCAATCGATATTCATGTGCTTTAGTTCATTGCCATGCTTTACTAACGGGATTCCAAGATAACCCTCACGTTGCAAATGAATTGTTGGCCGCTTATGGCAGACTTGGTCAAATGCCCCTTGCACACCAACTGTTCGACAAAATGCTTGTCAGAAAACACATCTCTTGGAACACTATGGTTTCTGGCTTTGCTTTCAACAATAACTCCAATGCAGCTCTCGAGATCTTTAAAAGGATGGAACTTGATGGATGGGAGACTGACCTTGTGACATGA